In Microcoleus sp. FACHB-68, the following are encoded in one genomic region:
- a CDS encoding SRPBCC family protein: MLHFKHSSLIDAPVEVVWSFHERPDILQLLTPPWQPVQIIRREGGLDVGAISEFRLWLGPIPVRWVARHTECEKNRLFTDRQIEGPMESWTHRHHFIEENGKTRLTDAIDFELPGGGLAELVLGWWVDLRIKDMFSYRHKVTKRECEQQT, translated from the coding sequence ATGCTACACTTCAAACATTCCTCACTGATTGATGCGCCGGTAGAAGTAGTCTGGAGCTTTCACGAAAGACCCGATATTCTCCAACTTCTCACTCCTCCCTGGCAGCCGGTTCAAATCATCCGTCGCGAAGGCGGTTTAGATGTGGGTGCTATTTCTGAATTCCGCCTTTGGTTAGGGCCAATTCCCGTGCGCTGGGTTGCTCGTCATACGGAATGCGAAAAAAACCGGCTTTTCACCGACCGGCAAATTGAAGGCCCAATGGAAAGTTGGACTCACCGGCATCATTTTATTGAGGAAAATGGAAAAACCAGATTGACGGATGCCATCGACTTCGAGTTACCAGGAGGAGGACTTGCTGAACTCGTTCTCGGCTGGTGGGTGGATCTGCGGATCAAGGATATGTTTTCCTACCGGCACAAAGTCACAAAACGGGAGTGCGAACAACAAACTTGA
- a CDS encoding radical SAM protein, with product MTASVFSAERLLFTPATPDAGAIPTIFAFPNEYSVGITSLGYQIVWANLAMRSDVWVSRLFTDTHEPLPASPELLGFSISWELDYVNILSLLESLEIPIRAADRTDNHPLVFGGGPVLTANPEPFAGFFDVILLGDGENLLGDFIEAYKQVRNAGRQTQLRHLAQVPGVYVPSLYEVKYISPDGPIASIEPAFPDIPATVAKQTYRGNVLSASSVVTEKAAWENIYMVEVVRSCPEMCRFCLASYLTLPFRTASMEVSLIPAIERGLEVTNRLGLLGASVTQHPEFDSLLDYLSKPKFDDVRLSIASVRTNTVTESLAKILGNRGTKSLTIAIESGSERLRKIINKKLNNEEIIQAAVNAKAGGLTGLKLYGMVGLPGEEPEDLEETVAMMRSLKKAAPGLRLTLGCSTFVPKSHTPFQWFGVNSLAEKRLKSLEKQLRSHGLDFRPESYNWSVVQALISRGDRRLSDLLELVRHYGDSLGSYRRAFKELRGKLPEMDFYVHTNWELERVLPWSHLQGPLPVATLQKHLADATAYFKEVEQAS from the coding sequence GTGACTGCCTCTGTATTTTCTGCTGAACGGCTTTTATTTACTCCTGCAACCCCGGATGCTGGGGCGATCCCTACGATTTTTGCCTTCCCGAACGAGTACAGCGTTGGCATCACCAGCCTCGGCTATCAAATTGTGTGGGCAAATTTGGCCATGCGATCAGATGTGTGGGTGAGCCGGCTATTTACCGATACCCATGAACCGCTGCCGGCATCCCCAGAATTATTAGGATTTTCGATTTCATGGGAACTGGATTATGTCAATATTTTGAGCTTGTTGGAATCGCTAGAGATCCCCATTCGTGCTGCTGATCGCACGGATAATCATCCTTTGGTATTTGGTGGAGGTCCGGTTTTAACAGCTAACCCAGAACCCTTCGCCGGCTTCTTCGATGTGATTTTGCTGGGGGATGGGGAAAATTTGCTGGGGGATTTTATTGAGGCTTACAAACAAGTCCGCAACGCCGGCAGGCAAACTCAACTGCGGCATTTAGCGCAAGTTCCGGGGGTTTATGTACCCAGTCTCTATGAGGTGAAATATATCAGCCCAGATGGCCCAATTGCGTCAATTGAGCCGGCATTTCCTGACATTCCCGCCACAGTAGCTAAGCAGACTTATCGGGGTAATGTTCTGTCTGCATCGTCGGTGGTGACGGAAAAGGCAGCTTGGGAAAATATTTACATGGTGGAAGTCGTTCGTAGCTGTCCAGAAATGTGCCGGTTTTGTTTGGCAAGTTATTTAACTTTGCCGTTTAGAACAGCCAGTATGGAAGTTTCTTTAATTCCCGCAATTGAGCGAGGTCTGGAAGTAACAAATCGGCTGGGTTTGCTGGGCGCATCTGTTACCCAACACCCAGAATTTGACAGCTTGCTCGATTATTTGAGTAAGCCAAAGTTTGATGATGTGCGGCTCAGCATTGCCTCTGTACGGACAAATACAGTTACAGAAAGCTTAGCAAAAATTCTGGGAAATCGCGGCACAAAATCCCTGACGATTGCCATTGAAAGTGGGTCTGAGCGGCTCCGCAAAATTATTAACAAGAAGCTGAATAATGAGGAGATTATTCAAGCTGCGGTAAATGCCAAAGCCGGCGGCTTGACGGGACTAAAACTTTACGGCATGGTTGGCCTTCCCGGTGAGGAACCAGAGGATTTAGAAGAGACTGTGGCAATGATGCGCTCGCTAAAAAAAGCGGCTCCGGGTTTGCGTTTAACGTTGGGATGCAGTACATTTGTCCCCAAATCTCATACTCCGTTTCAGTGGTTTGGGGTCAATTCTTTAGCAGAAAAGCGTCTGAAGTCCTTGGAAAAACAATTGCGCTCACACGGTCTGGATTTTAGACCTGAAAGTTACAATTGGTCAGTCGTTCAAGCACTAATCTCAAGAGGAGATCGCCGGCTCTCTGATTTACTAGAATTGGTGCGACACTATGGCGATTCTTTAGGCAGTTATCGGCGAGCCTTTAAAGAGTTGCGGGGCAAGTTGCCTGAGATGGATTTTTACGTCCATACTAACTGGGAATTAGAGCGAGTTTTACCCTGGAGCCACTTGCAAGGGCCGCTGCCGGTGGCAACCCTACAAAAGCACTTGGCTGATGCGACTGCTTATTTTAAGGAGGTCGAGCAAGCAAGTTGA
- a CDS encoding STAS domain-containing protein codes for MSPVVKVVQPSGLLDGTKASQVRQEIDEIVANGADVVLIDLQDVTFIDSSGLGALVSALKAVRAAGGKLFICSINAQVRMLFELTSMDRVFQIFSNRDEFNKAVSSAN; via the coding sequence ATGAGTCCTGTTGTTAAAGTTGTGCAACCTTCTGGCCTTTTAGACGGTACAAAGGCTTCTCAAGTGCGGCAAGAAATTGACGAGATTGTCGCCAATGGCGCAGATGTTGTGTTAATCGATCTGCAAGATGTAACGTTTATTGATAGTTCGGGTTTGGGTGCTTTGGTATCAGCACTCAAAGCGGTGCGTGCCGCCGGCGGTAAGCTATTTATCTGCTCGATCAATGCTCAGGTCAGAATGTTATTTGAACTGACAAGCATGGATCGAGTTTTTCAGATATTTTCTAATCGAGATGAGTTCAATAAAGCGGTGAGTTCTGCCAATTAA
- a CDS encoding SemiSWEET transporter, with protein sequence MNFVEILGFAAATLTTLAFLPQLIKTWQSKSAKDVSLEMLITFCIGVFLWLVYGLYIQSWPVIIANLLTLGFNLIILSLKIKYE encoded by the coding sequence ATGAATTTTGTTGAAATTTTAGGATTTGCGGCAGCGACATTAACAACGCTTGCTTTTTTGCCTCAGCTTATTAAAACTTGGCAGTCGAAATCAGCAAAAGATGTTTCTTTAGAAATGCTGATTACTTTTTGTATTGGCGTATTTTTGTGGCTGGTGTACGGTCTTTATATTCAGTCGTGGCCGGTGATTATTGCCAACCTGCTGACTTTGGGTTTTAACCTGATAATTTTATCGCTTAAAATTAAATATGAATAA
- a CDS encoding CPXCG motif-containing cysteine-rich protein, translating to MQNTAEYICAYCGEPNLTFIDLSAGNQQSYVEDCQVCCRPNILYVRVDEETLDIEIDTEFEG from the coding sequence ATGCAAAACACAGCGGAATATATCTGTGCCTATTGCGGAGAACCCAATTTAACGTTTATCGATCTCAGCGCCGGCAACCAGCAGTCTTATGTTGAAGATTGTCAAGTCTGCTGCCGGCCTAATATTCTGTATGTGCGAGTGGATGAAGAAACCTTAGATATTGAAATTGATACTGAGTTTGAAGGCTAA